One window of the Archangium primigenium genome contains the following:
- a CDS encoding CBS domain-containing protein, with the protein MVRKVYEVMTRDVETVLPSDTVRDAAESMRALNVGILPVCDEAGHVLGVLTDRDVVVRTVALGMDPSVTSVVDVMSANVQVCFEDDDAGSVLERMKKQQLRRFVVVNAEEVLVGIVTLGDVSHDFDERRVGEALEGISEPAPLQ; encoded by the coding sequence ATGGTGCGCAAGGTCTATGAAGTGATGACGCGGGACGTGGAGACGGTGCTGCCCTCGGACACGGTGCGCGACGCGGCCGAGTCCATGCGCGCGCTCAACGTGGGCATCCTGCCCGTGTGCGACGAGGCGGGGCACGTGCTGGGCGTGCTCACCGACCGGGACGTGGTGGTGCGCACGGTGGCCCTGGGCATGGACCCCTCCGTCACGAGCGTGGTGGACGTGATGTCCGCCAACGTGCAGGTGTGCTTCGAGGACGACGACGCGGGCAGCGTGCTCGAGCGCATGAAGAAGCAGCAGTTGCGCCGCTTCGTGGTCGTGAACGCCGAGGAAGTGCTCGTGGGCATCGTGACGCTGGGCGACGTGTCCCACGACTTCGACGAGCGGCGCGTGGGCGAGGCCCTGGAGGGCATCTCCGAGCCGGCGCCCCTGCAGTAG